The region TTTTAACATTATTGAAAGATAATAATTCAGCCAAATACTTCTTCTTATTCACAGCCAAAGAATCATTTTCAATCATTGAAATAAATTCTTTCTGTAAAAGATTGCTATAATCACCTTTAACCCACTTATTAAGATAATCGATTGCTGATATGCTGTGATTCTTAAAAGCTAAGATTTCAATCCGTTTTATGAAATTTTTAGGATAAACTCTATATCTAAAAGCTTCCCGCAAAAGACTTTCGGGAGAATCCGAATGATAGATAATGAGACTATCAAGTTTACGCAGTTTAGAATCAGTTTGTAACTCATTAAAATTCAAAGAACGATAATAATCTCTATACAATGGTTCTGCCGGACTCTGATCCTCAAAAATACAGCCATTCCGTGTGTGAACTTTAAATTTTAGATTCAGAAACTTTTGAAAAAGCTCTTCTAGAAGCTCTGGTTTTCTGTTTAAAAGTCCGACAGCTGCATATACTGCAACTGTTTTATTTTTATTGTTGAGAAGTGATAATAATTCATCATCTGAAGCCATTTTTGTCAACTTTTTAAAGTTTTCAAAATTTTCAGATTCAACCTGCCCTTTTGCTAAAACTCCGGTTTCATAGGTATTGACTCTCGAAATCTGTTTTATAATATTTCTCAGATGTTCAGGAACCGTTAATGTATCATAAACAGCATCATGAGTATTATCAAGAACATCTATAATATCTGTATATTCCACTTTTTTCTCCTGTTTACAATTAAAAAGAAAAGCAGCAAAAGATACCAGAAATAAAATACAGGAAATCTTCATTAAATCGCGACAGGCGCTTTAATCCCCGGATGCGGATCGTAATTTTCCAATGTGAAATCTTCAAAATCAAAATCGAAAACAGATTTGATTTCAGGATTTAACTTCATAACAGGAAGCGGTCTCGGATCTCTTGAAAGCTGTTTCTGAACCTGTTCAAAGTGATTGTTATAAATATGAACATCTCCAAAACTATGAACATAATCTCCTACTTCCAAATCACAAACCTGCGCTACCATCATCAATAATAACGCATAGCTTGCAATATTAAAAGGAACTCCCAGGAAAACATCTGCACTTCTCTGATACAGCTGAAGCGACAGTTTTCCATCTGCCACATAGAACTGAAATAAAGCATGACAAGGCGCCAAAGCCATATTGGGAATTTCAGCAACATTCCATGCGGAAACAATCAGCCTTCTGGAATCCGGATTTTTTTTAATCTGATCGATCACTTCGGTAATCTGATCCACCACTTTTCCATCCGCTCCGTTCCAGCTTCTCCACTGAGCCCCATAAACAGGTCCAAGATCTCCGTTTTCATTCGCCCACTCATCCCAGATGGAAACTCCGTTGTCCTTTAGATATTTGATATTGGTATCACCTTTTAAGAACCATAAAAGCTCATAAATAATAGACTTCAAATGCACTTTTTTTGTGGTTACCAAAGGAAATCCTTTTGACAAGTCATATCTAAGCTGATACCCAAAAACACTTCTTGTTCCTGTTCCTGTTCTATCTGTTTTGTCGGTTCCGTTATCTAAAATATGTTGTAAAAGATCTAAATAATTTTGCATTTGAAAAGCGATTTATAGGGTCCAAATTTAGAAAAAACTTAATGATTTTTTGTTATTGTAAGTTATAAAAAAAGCATTCATAACCATGAATGCTTTCTATTATTTTTTAATATTTTTTGTCTCAAAACCTAATGTTTAAGATCATTAAATATGAAATTTAAGTTTAAACTGCTGTATAACCACCATCTACAAGATAATAACCTCCTGTCATGAATGATGATTTTTCAGAGCTTAAGAATAAAACCAGTTCCGCGACTTCCTGAGGTCTTCCCAATCTTCCCATAGGATGTTTTGCAATTAAGGCCTCCTTCATGTCTCCGCTTGCACTTTCCAGAAGCGGTGTTTCAATATAAGCAGGACCGACTGCATTACAACGGATATTTTTTTGTCCGTATTCTGCTCCGATATTTTTTGTAAGTCCCACAACGGCATGTTTTGCCGAGGTATAAGCAGATGAAAGCGGCGCTGCAACCGTACCATGAATAGATGCTATGTTTACAATCACTCCGCCTCCATCTTTATCCATTTGCGCAAGTTCATATTTACAGCCGTAGAAAACACCATCCAGGTTTACACTTAAAACTTTTCTCCAACTATCCAGACTATAATCTCCTGTCAGTTCCTGTTCGCCTCCGATTCCTGCATTGTTACAGGCAATATCTAATCTTCCGTATATCTCAACTGTTGATTTCACCAAAGCTTCCACTTCTTCTGCCTTTGAAGTATCCGCTTTTACGAATGAAGCTTCTCCACCTGCCGCTTTTATTTTTTCCACGGCTTCTTTTCCGTGTTCTTCATTAATGTCTGAAACAATTACTTTTGCTCCTTCTTTGGCATATGTTTCTGCAATAGCCAATCCGATTCCTGAACCGGCACCTGTAACAATAGCTACTTTATTTTCTAAAATTCCCATATTGATAAAATTTTATATATTTCTTTAAATAACTCACAACAAGTTACAAAGAAACCACACACGTTTTAAAATTTTAACAATAAAGTTTTCTTAATATTACATCCGTTATGTTAAATATTTTAAAAACAATTTATAAAGCGCAATGATTTTTCAAAAAACGAAATAAAAAGATAAGATTTTAAATCTTTTAATTATGACAAAACAATTAATAGTTTTTTTGGAAAGAACTTTATTTTGCCGAAAGAAGAAATCTAATTATCAACAGATTCTTCATTCCACTTTGTTCCATTCAGAATGACAAATGCATTTCTATTATAAAAAAACTAGAATTTACAGAGTTTTTTTAACAGAGTTATATTTACCAAATTTTTTCAATGGTCTGCTGAACTGTATTGATCATAAAAGTTTCTTTTTCCTTCTTCCCCAACATTGCTTTTACTAATGGTGATTCTGCCGAAACAGTCATAATTTTCTGTTGATCAAGCATGATTTCACCTACTGAAACCGAAACATAGAACAAACCTCTGTCAGTTTTTACCAATGCTCCATTCTGTACTTTTAAAGATTGTTCTGAAGTTATTTTCTGAAGCAGAGCCTGCTGATTCAATGTTTCGTTGAGCTGCCTCTGAAGATTATTAATTTCCTGCTGAAGCATTTCTCTTCCCGTTTCATATTTATCTCCCATCGAGCTTTTGGTATCATTATTTGATGCCCTGGTTTCCGCAATAAGATTCTCGAAAGTATGAACTTTCTCTTCAACCTTTATTTTTATTGTATTTAATATCTGTTCTTTATTCATTTTTTTCTTTTAAGGACAACAACTCGTTATACAATATATAGTAACGAGCTCTCAAGCTTTCATAATCACGCTTCCAATCATCAGAAGATTTGGGAGCAGTATATTTTTTGTGATGAACAATAGGTATATTTTCTTCCAGATCATCAAAAGTCCCCCAATATTCTTTAAAATCCGTAACTTCTCCTTCCCAGAAGTTCACTGCATCGTCATTGAGTTGCAAAAACATTTCTTCACCACAATACCTGTTCAGTTTCCAGTACAGATCGGCTAAATCATTATAATTTAAATTAAAAGTAATTTCAACCACTTCATAATCATCACTCGGAACTACAACATCTTTTATAACTTCTTTTTTCTTCCAGTCAGGAATATCGCCAAAGTAAAAAATGATCATATTTTTCTCTCCGAAAGAAATTTTCTGAAGAATGTTAAAATGTCCTGTATTGAGTATATTAAAATCTTTTGCCATAAACACTATTTTTCAAAGACGGCATAATCTGATATCTGAAAATGAAAATTCTTCCCTTGATTAAAATCCCGTTTGGAAGCTTCAAAAACATTGGTAAAAGTTCCTGATAAACGATCGTCTTCAATGGCAAAATCAACAGGGTCTTTTGACATATTCAACACAACTAAAACCTCATGTTCTCCATTTTTTCTGAGATAAGCTAAAATTTTATCATTTGCTGTTGTATTCAGAAGCTGGGTGGAAGCTGCCGGATCACCTCCCCTTAAAGCAGGATTGGAAGATTTTAAATTGAGTAAGGTTTTATAGAAATCAGCATTTTGATAATTATTAGTCCATTTTATGGGATCTTTTTCGAAAAATTCTAATCTTTTATTATTCGGAAGCTCCTGACCTGAATACAATAAAGGAACACCGTTCCAGGTTGCTGAGAAAACAGCCATAGGTTTAGTTATAGCTCCATATTTTTCATATTCTGTTCCGTTCCATGAGTTTTCATCATGATTAGAGGTAAACCAGGCTCTCATTGAACCATCTCCTATCTCAGTATATCTTGCCAGCAAATCTTTAAGGTTCTGCAAAGGCTGATTTTGGTTATAGTAATCATTCGAAGCATGCATCCATTTCCATGAATAGCTTGCATCAAATACTTTTCCGTATTCAGGATTTTCCAATTCGTCAAATTCTCCTAACCAGAAAAGAGGCTTTATAGTTTCTACTTCAGGTCTTGCCTGTTCCCAGAAATCCACTTCTACCCAAGATGCCAAATCGCATCTGAAACCATCTATATTGGTTTCTTTTACCCAGAATTTCATGGCATCAATCATAGCTTTTCTCATATCCTGATTTTTATAATCAAGCTCAATGATATCATCCATACCGGAAGCAATATGAAATTTTCCATCCGGATCTTTTAAATAAAATTCAGGGTGTGTTTTTGTCCAAACATGATCCCAACCTGTATGATTGGCCACCCAATCTATAATGACTTTAAAACCTAATCTATGAGCAGCGTTTACCATATGTTTAAAATCTGCCATTGTTCCAAATTCAGGATTGATAGAAACATAATCTGAAGCTGCATACGGGCTTCCCATGCTTCCTTTCTTATTTTGCTGGGCAATAGGAGTAATAGGCATAAACCAAAGTGTTTTTACACCCATTGCTTTCAGTCTGGGCATTTCTTTTTCAAATGCTTTAAAGGTTCCCTCTTCTGTATATTGTCTTACGTTTACTTCGTAGATATTAGTTGTATGCTTCCATTCTTTCGGAAAATCCATAGTGTTCTTATTTATGTTTTGAGAAGTACAGGAAATCATTCCTATACCAATTATAGCCGATAAAATCCATTTTTTCATTTATCTATTTTTAACAAAAGTAACGAATTGAGTTATAATAGAAATGAACTGTAAATGATAAATTTTAATTAAAAAAGCTATTTTCTGCTTCTTTTTATTCCATAAAAAACCCTGAACTTTCATTCAGGGTTATATATTGTTCAGATATTTTTATCTTTCGTCGTCGTTATCCTCCTCATCATCAAAAGCGTCATCATTGTAGTCTTCTTCCTCGTCATCAAAGTTATCATCATCTTCATCCACAAAGTTGCTGCTTCCTCCAAAATCATCATCAAAACTGAAATCATCATCCATCAAAGGCATTGCAGATTTTTTCTTTGATCCTCCTGAAGCACCGTTTTTGCTAGGAGCTTTTAAGGGAACATTTCCAAATCTGTATACTGTGATAGGGTAATTAACTCCTTTTGTTTCTTCGATTACTTCCACCAATTCGCAGAAGAATTCCCAAAGGTCAAGAAGCCCATATTGGAACTGAGCTTTATCTCCTGCATTTTCGAAGGCTTCATCAATGTACACATCAGACATAATTTCGCCATCACCGTCGTCACTCATATCTTCCAACGGAACACTTTTCACTATCGTTCCATCATCTTCAAGTAAATTAAAAGTAGAAAGCTCGTCACCCTGCAAGCTGAATGCACTCTTAATACCTAAATGTAAGTTCCATAGCGTCTGTTTCCCTTTAACTTCGATATCACGGAAAATATCTTCTTTCGCATCTAATATTACGCGGATTTTGTAAACCATATCAGTTTTTAAATTACTTTTTGCCTTTTTTATTATGATAAATCTCTGCTGCAAATATATAATAAATGACATGTGACAAAAAAATATTTCAGAATTTTTTAAAATATTTTTTTTTCTTACATTTTGCCGAAGTTATTTACTTTTTTCGAGCATAAAACTGAATTTTGTTCCCTCAAGATATACGCTTTCAACCGTAATGTTTTCGTTGTGAGCTTCCAGAATGTGCTTCACAATTGCCAAGCCAAGACCGGAGCCTCCTTCTCTCCTGCTTCGGCTGGTTTCCACACGGTAAAATCTCTCAAAAATTCTGGGCAGAATTTCGGATTTTATCCCCATTCCGTTATCAATAACTTCAATAAGAACTTTATTTTTAAGGATACTTGTTTTCACCACTACTTTTGCCTCCTGTCTGTTGGCATAGTGAATCGCATTGGAAATTAAATTAATAAAAACCTGCGATATTTTTTGTTTGTCTGCATCTACGAAAATCTGAGGATGCAAGGTCTGAATCTGTAATGTAGTATTGCGTTTTTCCGCTTCAAGATCGAGTAAATCAAAGATCTCTTTAATAAGGAGATTCACATCAAATCTGGAAACAGTAAGATTAATCTCTCCAGCTTCCAATCTGTTGATCATATCCAAATCTGTCACAATAGCAATCAACCTTTCAACAGATTTATCAATTCTTTCCAGATATTTATCCCGAATAGCGAGATTATCAACTCCACCATCTCTCAATGTTTCCACATATCCCTGGATAGAAAACAACGGAGTTTTAAGCTCATGGGAAACATTTCCGATATATTCCTTACGGTAGCTTTCCATTTCCTTCATCATGTCAATTTCAGAAACTTTCTGCTGATTGAGATCAGAAAATCTCTCCCCTAATTCTTTAATGGTAATATTTTCATCATTATCCTGAACAATTTCCTGAGGTAAAAGCTGAGAAAGCCCGCGAACTTGCTTTTTTCCATAATAATTGAAAAGCAGCTCCAAAACCAGATAATTGATAATAAAAATAAGAATCAGACAGATGAGAAGTCCTATTCTGAAGAATGGAGTCTGATCATAAAGATCCTTTAGCCAATCAAAAGTGATGACCAAAAGAAACATCACCACTGTAAGTAAACAAGAGGTGGCGAGAGTAAGTCTGTAAAATTTCAATTTTACAAATATTTAATAATTAGTTGTATATATAAAGTTCCGGATTAAACAATAAGCTTATATCCGATTCCTTTTAAAGTCTGAATGGTGTTAATTCCTAATTTTTCTCTTAATCTACGGATGTGAACATCGATCGTTCTTTCTCCTACAATTACATCATTTCCCCAAACTTTTTCCAGAATTTCTTCTCTTTTGAATACTTTTTCGGTATTGGAAGCTAAAAGATACAACAAATCAAATTCTTTTTTCGGTAATAAAAACTGTTGTCCGGCTTTTGAAACTCTGAAATTATCCTTATCGATTATTAGATCTCCTATTTCAATAAGTTTTGTATTATCAGAAACCTGAGAAGTCAGTTGTAGTAATGCATTTACTTTAGACGTTAGGATTTTCGGTTTGATTAATTTTACGATATAATCATTGGCTCCAGCCTGAAAACCTGCTAACTGTGAGAATTCTTCGCTTCTTGCAGAAAGGAAAACAATTAATGTCTTTTGCAGCTCTTTTATTTTACGAAGTTCCTGACAAGTTTCGATACCGTCTTTTTCCGGCATCATGACATCTAATAAGATAAGATCTGGGATAATTTCTTTGGCTTTGTCAATTCCTTCATTACCATTGGTAGCGGTGTAAATGTCGTAGCCTTCTTTTTCTAAATTGTAAGACAGAATCTCTAAAATATCCAGTTCATCGTCTATTAAGAGGATTTTCTTTTGGTTCATTTTTAATTTTTACGAGTCAAAGTTAATAATTTTTAAAGCACAGATTAACAAATCGGCTATCGTTCACATAAAGTTAACAATTATATCCTTTTCTTAATGTTTAGTTAAGAAAAAATTAAATTTTACTAAACCATTTAGCCCATCAATTCTTTATTCCTTTGCACCGAAAGAATCGAGTAAGATAAAGAAAATGAAAAAACAAATCCACAAGAGCATCATGCTGCTTGCCTTGTTTTCCGCTGGCTATGCATTCGCACAGAGCCAGATTCTAGAAGGTAGGGTATTGGACGAGAAAGACAATACTCCTATTGAAGGGGTAAAAATAAAAGTAAATGATCAGGAGGTTACTACTGATATTTCCGGAAACTACTCTATAAGCCTTCCTCCAGGAACCAACTATGTCATCACAGTAACTTCTACAGGATACAACAGAAAAGAGATCAGTGAAGTTGTGATAAAAAGTGATGCCAACACTCACCTTGATATCGTTTTGGATAAGCCAAATACTTCTGCTAAAGAAAAACAGATCGAGGGAGTTGTTATTAAATCCAACGCAAGAAAAGAAACTATTGCTTCTACAATAGGTCTACAAAGAAATGCCGGTGTGGTTTCACAGGTAATCGGAGTTGAAGCTATTAAAAGAAGTCCGGACAGAAACACAGGAGAAGTTCTTAAAAGAGTTTCCGGTGTGAGTTTGTTCGATGGAAAATATATCGTGGTAAGAGGTCTATCAGACCGTTACAACCAGGCCATGCTTAATGGCATTCAGCTATCGAGTACGGAACCGGACAGAAAAACGTTCTCTTTTGACCTTTTCCCGGCTAACGTTATCGAAACACTTGTAATCAATAAAACGTTCATTCCTGAATACACCGGTGAATGGGGAGGCGGATTGATCCAGGTGAATACTAAAGATATTCCGAATAAAAATTTCTTCAATGCACAAGTAGGTGTAGGAGGAAACTCTATCACAATGGGGCATGAATTTAAAATGCAGAAAGGCGGCAAATGGGATTTCCTAGGAATTGATGACGGATACAGAAAACTTCCAAGCGGAATGCCTGCAAAAAATTCTTTCACAATTTTAAATGATGCGGATAAGACAGGATTTGGGAAACAATATGTAAAAAACTTTGGGTATAATTCTGTTGGGTATCCTGAAAACATCAGTTTGCAATTGGACGGAGGTTTTAATACCAAACTTTTCGGAAAAGATTTAGGAGTAATCGCAGTTTTAAACTACAGCAACAATAAAAGAAGAATCGAAACAGCCAACAGTTTCTTTACAATCAACGGAACAAAAGCTGATACCAACTTTGATTATTTCACAGAAAAATACCAAAATGACGTTATTCTGGGCGGTTTATTAAACTTAACATTAAAACTGAATAACAATAACAAGATTTCCCTGAAAAACATCATTACCAGCAATACGGTAAATCATATGTCTTTCAGAACAGGAAAAGATTTCGAATTTGATCCTGTAAACGGAACAAACATCGTAGCAAGAGAAATTGGTTTTAAGGAAACTACTTTTTATAATTCAACTTTAAACGGAACTCATAAAATTGATGCTCTTGGAGGACTCACTGTAAACTGGTACGGAAGTTTCGGAATCCTGGATCAGTATATTCCGTTGTTGCAACGTTTACAGTACAACCAATATCCTGATCTTAACGGAAGTCCTTATTTAGCCTTGATCTCAAACGGTCTTTCCCAAAAATCAGGAAGTGTATTCTACTCTACCCTTAGTGATTATCTTTACAATGCAGGAGGTGATGTTTCTAAAACATTCGAGATGTTTGGAGGCCAAAAGCAGACGATTAAAGGAGGATATTTATTCCAAGTAAAGGATAGAATTTACAATTCCAGACCATTTTCTGTAAGACTTGCAGGATACAACCAGGGATTACTTTCCCAGCCTTTCGAAAGCATTTTCAATCCTGAAAACTTTGGAACAGACGGAAACAAGTTTACATTTGACGAAATCGCAGGAAACCAGTACAGATATATCGCAAATACGATTTTGAACGCAGGTTACTTACAGATGGACAACAACTTTACTTCTTGGTTCAGAGCAGTTTGGGGATTAAGAGTTGAAAACTTCGATCAATTGGTAGGAAGCACGAAAAGAAGTGATGACCGTTTTGTAAATACACGTGTTACTGACTTTTTACCTGCTTTAAATATGACGTTCAAGCTTACGAATAACATGAATTTACGTGTTGCCGGTTCACAGACCGTTGTAAGACCAGAATTCAGAGAAGTTTCTCCTTTAGCTTATTATGACTTTGATTTAGGAGCTACAGTTATCGGTAATAAATATATCCAAAGAACTAAAATCACCAATGCCGACGTTCGTTGGGAATGGTATCCAAGAAACGGAGAAATCCTTTCAGTAGCAGGTTTCTATAAAAACTTTAAAAATCCTATCGAATTATACTTCAACCAATCCGGAGTAGGAACCAGTAATACGTTCAACTACTTAAATGTAGATAAGGCAGATGCTTACGGAGCCGAATTAGAATTCAGAAAGAAATTAGATTTCTTCAGTGCTCTTAAAAACTTCACATTGGGTGGAAACTTTGCTTTAATTAAAAACAAAGTAACCGACGAAGCTACAAAAGTAGACAGACCTATGCAGGGACAATCTCCTTACACGGTAAACGTAAGCTTACAGTATGATTCTGAAAAATCAGGATGGTCTTCTACAGTACTTTTCAACATGATCGGAAGAAGAATCCTTTATGTAGGAAACGATCAGATTCCGCCAATTTGGGAAAACCCGAGACCACTTCTTGACTTCCAGGTTGCTAAAAAACTTTGGAACAACAAAGGAGAAATTAAGCTAAACGTTTCTGATATTCTGAACCGTCATGCGAAATTTTACCACGATCTAAACAATAACAAAAAATACGACAGTGCAGATGCATTGGCTATCGACAGAGTAACAGGTACAAACATCAGCTTAACTCTGGGATACAGTTTCTAATTAAAAATCAATTATCTAATAAAAAAATAATAAGTCTTTATATCATGAAAAAATTTGTTTTATACTCTTTAATGCTTGGTACTTTAGCAACTACAGTTACAGCATGTAGAAACATAGAAGAAGATGGACAAACTATAGTTCAGAACGGTAATTCAGGTGGCGGAAGCACTGAAAACCTTATTCTTTCGGGAAAAATCACTTCGAATCTTACACTTAAAGCTAATAACATCTATAAGTTAAGAGGATTGGTATATGTAACGAACGGTGCCACTCTAACAATCGAGCCGGGAACTAAAATCGTTGGTGAAGCCGATAAAAATGGTGCTCTTATCATTACAAGAGGAAGTAAAATCATGGCAGAAGGTACTGCTGCAAATCCTATTATCTTTACTTCTGAAAAACCAAGTCCAAAAAGAGGA is a window of Candidatus Chryseobacterium colombiense DNA encoding:
- a CDS encoding ATP-binding protein, with protein sequence MKFYRLTLATSCLLTVVMFLLVITFDWLKDLYDQTPFFRIGLLICLILIFIINYLVLELLFNYYGKKQVRGLSQLLPQEIVQDNDENITIKELGERFSDLNQQKVSEIDMMKEMESYRKEYIGNVSHELKTPLFSIQGYVETLRDGGVDNLAIRDKYLERIDKSVERLIAIVTDLDMINRLEAGEINLTVSRFDVNLLIKEIFDLLDLEAEKRNTTLQIQTLHPQIFVDADKQKISQVFINLISNAIHYANRQEAKVVVKTSILKNKVLIEVIDNGMGIKSEILPRIFERFYRVETSRSRREGGSGLGLAIVKHILEAHNENITVESVYLEGTKFSFMLEKSK
- a CDS encoding alpha-amylase family glycosyl hydrolase; the encoded protein is MKKWILSAIIGIGMISCTSQNINKNTMDFPKEWKHTTNIYEVNVRQYTEEGTFKAFEKEMPRLKAMGVKTLWFMPITPIAQQNKKGSMGSPYAASDYVSINPEFGTMADFKHMVNAAHRLGFKVIIDWVANHTGWDHVWTKTHPEFYLKDPDGKFHIASGMDDIIELDYKNQDMRKAMIDAMKFWVKETNIDGFRCDLASWVEVDFWEQARPEVETIKPLFWLGEFDELENPEYGKVFDASYSWKWMHASNDYYNQNQPLQNLKDLLARYTEIGDGSMRAWFTSNHDENSWNGTEYEKYGAITKPMAVFSATWNGVPLLYSGQELPNNKRLEFFEKDPIKWTNNYQNADFYKTLLNLKSSNPALRGGDPAASTQLLNTTANDKILAYLRKNGEHEVLVVLNMSKDPVDFAIEDDRLSGTFTNVFEASKRDFNQGKNFHFQISDYAVFEK
- a CDS encoding response regulator transcription factor; the protein is MNQKKILLIDDELDILEILSYNLEKEGYDIYTATNGNEGIDKAKEIIPDLILLDVMMPEKDGIETCQELRKIKELQKTLIVFLSARSEEFSQLAGFQAGANDYIVKLIKPKILTSKVNALLQLTSQVSDNTKLIEIGDLIIDKDNFRVSKAGQQFLLPKKEFDLLYLLASNTEKVFKREEILEKVWGNDVIVGERTIDVHIRRLREKLGINTIQTLKGIGYKLIV
- a CDS encoding thymidylate synthase, with the protein product MQNYLDLLQHILDNGTDKTDRTGTGTRSVFGYQLRYDLSKGFPLVTTKKVHLKSIIYELLWFLKGDTNIKYLKDNGVSIWDEWANENGDLGPVYGAQWRSWNGADGKVVDQITEVIDQIKKNPDSRRLIVSAWNVAEIPNMALAPCHALFQFYVADGKLSLQLYQRSADVFLGVPFNIASYALLLMMVAQVCDLEVGDYVHSFGDVHIYNNHFEQVQKQLSRDPRPLPVMKLNPEIKSVFDFDFEDFTLENYDPHPGIKAPVAI
- a CDS encoding TonB-dependent receptor, giving the protein MKKQIHKSIMLLALFSAGYAFAQSQILEGRVLDEKDNTPIEGVKIKVNDQEVTTDISGNYSISLPPGTNYVITVTSTGYNRKEISEVVIKSDANTHLDIVLDKPNTSAKEKQIEGVVIKSNARKETIASTIGLQRNAGVVSQVIGVEAIKRSPDRNTGEVLKRVSGVSLFDGKYIVVRGLSDRYNQAMLNGIQLSSTEPDRKTFSFDLFPANVIETLVINKTFIPEYTGEWGGGLIQVNTKDIPNKNFFNAQVGVGGNSITMGHEFKMQKGGKWDFLGIDDGYRKLPSGMPAKNSFTILNDADKTGFGKQYVKNFGYNSVGYPENISLQLDGGFNTKLFGKDLGVIAVLNYSNNKRRIETANSFFTINGTKADTNFDYFTEKYQNDVILGGLLNLTLKLNNNNKISLKNIITSNTVNHMSFRTGKDFEFDPVNGTNIVAREIGFKETTFYNSTLNGTHKIDALGGLTVNWYGSFGILDQYIPLLQRLQYNQYPDLNGSPYLALISNGLSQKSGSVFYSTLSDYLYNAGGDVSKTFEMFGGQKQTIKGGYLFQVKDRIYNSRPFSVRLAGYNQGLLSQPFESIFNPENFGTDGNKFTFDEIAGNQYRYIANTILNAGYLQMDNNFTSWFRAVWGLRVENFDQLVGSTKRSDDRFVNTRVTDFLPALNMTFKLTNNMNLRVAGSQTVVRPEFREVSPLAYYDFDLGATVIGNKYIQRTKITNADVRWEWYPRNGEILSVAGFYKNFKNPIELYFNQSGVGTSNTFNYLNVDKADAYGAELEFRKKLDFFSALKNFTLGGNFALIKNKVTDEATKVDRPMQGQSPYTVNVSLQYDSEKSGWSSTVLFNMIGRRILYVGNDQIPPIWENPRPLLDFQVAKKLWNNKGEIKLNVSDILNRHAKFYHDLNNNKKYDSADALAIDRVTGTNISLTLGYSF
- a CDS encoding glucose 1-dehydrogenase is translated as MGILENKVAIVTGAGSGIGLAIAETYAKEGAKVIVSDINEEHGKEAVEKIKAAGGEASFVKADTSKAEEVEALVKSTVEIYGRLDIACNNAGIGGEQELTGDYSLDSWRKVLSVNLDGVFYGCKYELAQMDKDGGGVIVNIASIHGTVAAPLSSAYTSAKHAVVGLTKNIGAEYGQKNIRCNAVGPAYIETPLLESASGDMKEALIAKHPMGRLGRPQEVAELVLFLSSEKSSFMTGGYYLVDGGYTAV